Sequence from the Sulfuracidifex tepidarius genome:
CTGCAAACAAGGCAGATATTCCTATTGCAAAGGAAAACATTTCTAAGCTAAAAGAAAAACATGAGTTGGTAATTCCAGTCAGCGCCAACTCAGAATTAGCATTGAGGAAAGCATCAAAAAACGGTGTAATAAAATATATACCAGGAGAGAAGGACTTTGAAATAATTGGAAATATAACTCAAAAGCAGAAAGAAGCACTAGAGTTCATAAAAAATAAGGTAATGGATCCCTACGGTAGCACTGGTGTTCAGGATTCCATAAACGCTGCAGTTTTCATTGCTCTGAAGATGATTTTGGTTTATCCAGTGGAGGACGAAAGGAAACTTACAGACAAGAACGGAAACATCTTACCTGATGCACTCTTGATTAAGGATGGATCTACGCCACGCGATTTAGCAGGAGAGATCCACAGTGACCTAGCTAAGGGGTTCTTATTTGCAATAGATGCCAGAAAGAAAATGAGAGTAAGCGAAGATTACAAGCTAAAGATGAACGATGTAATGAAAATAGTTTCAACTATGGCCAAGGCTTGAAGAACTCTCCTTTCTGAACGTCCCTGTTCACAATTGCACCAGGATAAATTCTAGCGTAAGATCCTATTTTTACTCCAGGGAGGATAGTTACGTTTATGCCAGTTCTAGCGTGACCGCCTATTATAGTACCCAGTTTCTTTCTGCCTGAAGTTTCCATCTTTCCTTTTATACTCATTTTAACGTCATTCTCATCAAATCTTAGATTTGCTATTAAGGTTCCTGCTCCCAGATTCACATCTTCACAGATTACGCTGTCTCCAACGTAGCTTAGGTGAGGTACCTTAGTTCCTTCCATTATTACAGACCCCTTTATTTCGACGGAAGCCCCAGCTTTTGTGCCGCTGCCCATAACTGTTCCTTCTCTAAGGTAAGAATGCGGTCCTATAACTGAGTTTTTCCCTATGTATACAGGACCTTCAATGTATGTTCCTGATTTCACTACAGCTCCTTTCTCTATTACGACCTTACCTTTTATTATAACGTTGTTTTCTATCTCTCCATCAATTCTGGTTTCTATTCTCTCAAGTGCAAGACGGTTTGCTTCTATAACATGCCAGGGTTTTCCTATATCTATCCAGAAATCGTCGTACTTGATCACCTCCATCTTAAGACCATCCTTCACCGCAGTGTTGACCACATCGGTAAACTCCATCTCTCCTCTGGACGATGGAGATATTTTATCGACATAGTAAAATATCTGTTTAGATAGTTTATAAATGCCAGCATTTATTAATCTAGATGGAGGGTTTTCTGGCTTCTCAATTATCGATAATAGAAAACTATCATTAATTGAAAGAACTCCGAATTCGCTTGGATTATTTACTTCCTTCCCGACTATAGCATTATCGAAATTAGCTAATTTTTGTAATAATGAAGGATTATAAAAAACGTCTCCGTAAACGAGAATGAAATCTTCCATTGTGGGAAGGGATGAAAAGGCCGTAGCTGTACCTCCTATACCGTCTTTTTGCTCTATGACGTGAACATTATAGCCATTTAGAAGTGAAGATACCATCTCTTTATCCTGACTTCTCACTACAACATACAATTCGTCTGCAACACGTTGAAGGTTTTCAACGTGCCAAAGAAGAAGAGGCTTATCTAAAATAGGGACTAGTGGCTTTGGCCTAGTTTCTGTTATGGGGTGTAGCCTTTCACCTTTACCCGCTGCTAGCAATACTGCTTTCATTTACCAAAGATTGTTTATCAGGAACTTTAAGGAGTTTCGTTTTCTCAATTTCTACTTTCCTTAACGGATATATTTTCTTGCATGCGTCGAATAGATCGTTAGCCATCTTACCAAACACCACAGACTGAACCAGATCATCGAAGGTCATCTCAGAGGCCTCCTTTACTATTAAGTCAGCCATTATTTTCCTTATTGCACTCATCTGAGAACGATGACACTTATATGTAGTCAACGCAAGACCCTTAATCCTCATCTGATATCCGTCCTTTGTCGTTACATCTACTATAGCGTTAACCTTGGAGCTTTTTCTCCTTATTAAAGACCTAGTATAGTCCCTGGATAACTCATGCCCATAAAATCTGGAAAAGACCTTATCTCCGTTCACAGTTGCAGCTTGGAAGTAGACGTGAATGTGAACTAAGCTGAAGTCTCCAGTAAGATCATAGAGAGTAGTCTCCACTTTCCTTTTCGGCACATATCCTGCTTCTGTGGCAGGTGTTGATCCTAAAGGTACTTCTCCGAACATTTTAGGAGCTATTATAGTGAACCATTTCTTCATTTTCCATTTATCTTTAACTGCTGTTCCCTTCGAAGACATTTCATTCCCCTATTTATCCTCACCACTATACACTAGGGTAACATAAAGTTTTCTCAGAAAATGGACCACTGCTCTAGCTTGATCATTATCCCTTATACCTCCCACTAGTGTCCTTTTCATTGCAACGTACATTTCTGTGCTTTCATCCGAAGGCTTTATAAGCTCATAGATTGTCCTGACGTATCTGTCAATAAGTCGTATATATTTACCATTTACTACAGATACAGATTCCCTTTTCCCATGGTTGTAGATCTCATATAGCACAATTCCTACTGCATGAGAGAGATTAAGAACAGGGTAATCTGGGTTTGCAGGTATGTGGAGAAGCATATCAGCTTTCATAATTTCGTCCCTAGTTAGACCTACACTTTCTCTACCAAATATAATCGCTGTATTTTTAATATTTGATAGAAAGTCATGTATCTCCCATGGCTTCACAGATCTTCTTAGCATGTCTTTCTCAGTATCTGCAATACTAGACGTTGCTATTCGAAGATCTAAGTCTTTCAATGCTTCGTCATAGGAATTGACTATTCTCGTTTTCCTTTCTAGGTAGTCTACCCCTTTAGCTGCAAACGGTTTAGCGTTCTCAACGCTTGCTAACGGGTTAACCAGGACTAGTTCATCAACCTCAAAGTTCTTGCAAAGCCTTGCTATAAACCCTAAATTATAGTCTCCTTCTGGTTCTACAACCACTATTCTCAGCATTTCACAAGCTCTAAACCGTAAAGTGTCTCCAAACCTATTTGTTTTTCACGTTTAGATTTAACCCTGAGACCTCTCTCCTTGATCTTAGACATAATCAAATCTTCGTCAGACAAAGACGAAAAAATTATATAAAGTCTAGATGCATCTATTTCAAGGAATCTGAGTAAGGGCTCTGCTCCACTCTTGCCTCCAGACCAGCTGAATTGGATCCAAGTATCGTATTCCTCAAAAGGTAAGTACGGAGGATTGAAGATAGCGACGTCGAATTTGCCTTCTCTTAAAGGAGAAAACATGTCTCCGTTGATTACGTCTATATCGACATTATTAAGCCCTGCAGAACAAAGAGTAGACTCAGCAGCGAAAGGATTTACATCTACTGCAATTACCTTACCTCCACTTTTAGCAGCAAATATAGATAGAATTCCTGTTCCTGAACCGATCTCAATAACTTTCTCTCCTTTCTCCACTTGGATCAAACTGAGAATGAGTTCCGTGTCCTCTGCAGGTTCGTAAACTTGGTCGTCAAGACACAGTCTTATCTTAT
This genomic interval carries:
- the spn gene encoding bifunctional sugar-1-phosphate nucleotidylyltransferase/acetyltransferase; translated protein: MKAVLLAAGKGERLHPITETRPKPLVPILDKPLLLWHVENLQRVADELYVVVRSQDKEMVSSLLNGYNVHVIEQKDGIGGTATAFSSLPTMEDFILVYGDVFYNPSLLQKLANFDNAIVGKEVNNPSEFGVLSINDSFLLSIIEKPENPPSRLINAGIYKLSKQIFYYVDKISPSSRGEMEFTDVVNTAVKDGLKMEVIKYDDFWIDIGKPWHVIEANRLALERIETRIDGEIENNVIIKGKVVIEKGAVVKSGTYIEGPVYIGKNSVIGPHSYLREGTVMGSGTKAGASVEIKGSVIMEGTKVPHLSYVGDSVICEDVNLGAGTLIANLRFDENDVKMSIKGKMETSGRKKLGTIIGGHARTGINVTILPGVKIGSYARIYPGAIVNRDVQKGEFFKPWP
- a CDS encoding HemK2/MTQ2 family protein methyltransferase, yielding MAGRRIIEFNKIRLCLDDQVYEPAEDTELILSLIQVEKGEKVIEIGSGTGILSIFAAKSGGKVIAVDVNPFAAESTLCSAGLNNVDIDVINGDMFSPLREGKFDVAIFNPPYLPFEEYDTWIQFSWSGGKSGAEPLLRFLEIDASRLYIIFSSLSDEDLIMSKIKERGLRVKSKREKQIGLETLYGLELVKC
- a CDS encoding 30S ribosomal protein S3ae, whose amino-acid sequence is MSSKGTAVKDKWKMKKWFTIIAPKMFGEVPLGSTPATEAGYVPKRKVETTLYDLTGDFSLVHIHVYFQAATVNGDKVFSRFYGHELSRDYTRSLIRRKSSKVNAIVDVTTKDGYQMRIKGLALTTYKCHRSQMSAIRKIMADLIVKEASEMTFDDLVQSVVFGKMANDLFDACKKIYPLRKVEIEKTKLLKVPDKQSLVNESSIASSG
- the trmJ gene encoding tRNA (cytidine-2'-O-)-methyltransferase TrmJ, whose protein sequence is MLRIVVVEPEGDYNLGFIARLCKNFEVDELVLVNPLASVENAKPFAAKGVDYLERKTRIVNSYDEALKDLDLRIATSSIADTEKDMLRRSVKPWEIHDFLSNIKNTAIIFGRESVGLTRDEIMKADMLLHIPANPDYPVLNLSHAVGIVLYEIYNHGKRESVSVVNGKYIRLIDRYVRTIYELIKPSDESTEMYVAMKRTLVGGIRDNDQARAVVHFLRKLYVTLVYSGEDK